Proteins encoded together in one Kitasatospora albolonga window:
- a CDS encoding CoA transferase, whose protein sequence is MTSAPPLSPLTTSEALPLDGHLVHLPPAPPAGLATATEVVRDHLTRLGARFGPSSRSWHGSTAAARDPYTPTGPGTGHPYTPTGPETVIGLSGPHHPPGTELTLRGWPAGDPAPFDETTAQAATGLMALHGRANGGPRPLGTDFLSTLAGVAATQALLAAALSGLRGTPVRTARVSVTEAALFSLSPYVAAATAGDEPEEVPSPPYRRAARPPFRSADGVRFEVEALEVQPWRDFWKATGAPAKDIANSWRAFAARHARAASPLITTLAQCAARHSYAELRLIAERTGMGLCALRTLADRRADSDVRYDDDPWELRELPRDDGLPDIPHRGTRHPSLLPLPLTGLTVVESTRQLQGPLATAVLRALGARVIRIEQPGGDPSRGAAPLVDGVSARFTALNAGKEVRHIDVRTAAGRRAVAETVAEADVFLHTWAPGEAARLRLDEEDLARARPGLIYAWASAWDRAPGAPRPPGTDPMVQAWSGVADTVRTPDGSPAPSLVALLDVLGGQIAAEGILAALLARESGAATGRLRVDTSLLGASRVLLRPQLRGLDELPATTPPPTAGFVAPTADGLIAVGAAPETALAATGDPLPHRTTKNAPAQFTTAPSATWLKRLTAAGIPAREVVTDLADLPQAPSLAPYFTHDGCARPTPPWSFS, encoded by the coding sequence TTGACGTCCGCGCCACCGCTCTCCCCGCTCACCACCAGCGAGGCCCTCCCGCTCGACGGCCACCTGGTGCATCTGCCGCCCGCCCCGCCCGCCGGCCTCGCCACCGCGACCGAGGTCGTCCGCGACCACCTCACACGGCTCGGCGCCCGGTTCGGCCCCAGCTCGCGGTCCTGGCACGGGAGCACGGCCGCGGCGCGGGACCCGTACACCCCCACCGGACCCGGCACCGGCCACCCGTACACCCCCACCGGCCCCGAAACCGTCATCGGCCTCAGCGGCCCGCACCACCCCCCGGGCACGGAGCTGACCCTGCGCGGCTGGCCCGCCGGGGACCCTGCCCCCTTCGACGAGACCACCGCCCAGGCCGCGACCGGCCTCATGGCCCTCCACGGCCGCGCCAACGGCGGCCCCCGCCCGCTCGGCACCGACTTCCTCTCCACCCTCGCCGGGGTCGCCGCCACCCAGGCCCTCCTGGCCGCCGCCCTCTCCGGGCTGCGCGGCACCCCGGTCCGCACCGCGCGGGTCAGCGTGACGGAGGCGGCCCTCTTCTCGCTGAGCCCGTACGTGGCCGCCGCGACCGCCGGGGACGAGCCGGAGGAGGTCCCCAGCCCGCCCTACCGCCGCGCCGCCCGGCCCCCGTTCCGCTCGGCGGACGGGGTGCGGTTCGAGGTGGAGGCGCTGGAGGTCCAGCCCTGGCGCGACTTCTGGAAGGCGACCGGCGCCCCCGCCAAGGACATCGCGAACAGCTGGCGCGCCTTCGCCGCCCGGCACGCCCGCGCGGCCTCCCCACTGATCACGACGCTCGCCCAGTGCGCGGCCCGCCACTCCTACGCCGAGCTCCGCCTGATCGCCGAGCGCACCGGGATGGGCCTCTGCGCCCTGCGCACGCTCGCGGACCGGCGGGCCGACAGCGACGTACGGTACGACGACGACCCCTGGGAGCTGCGCGAGCTCCCCCGGGACGACGGCCTGCCGGACATCCCCCACCGGGGCACCCGCCACCCCTCCCTCCTCCCGCTCCCCCTCACCGGCCTCACCGTCGTCGAGTCCACCCGGCAGCTCCAGGGCCCCCTGGCCACCGCCGTGCTGCGGGCGCTCGGGGCACGCGTCATCCGGATCGAGCAGCCGGGCGGCGACCCCTCGCGCGGGGCGGCGCCCCTGGTGGACGGGGTCTCGGCCCGGTTCACGGCGCTCAACGCGGGCAAGGAGGTCCGGCACATCGACGTCCGTACGGCGGCGGGGCGCCGCGCGGTCGCCGAGACCGTGGCGGAGGCGGACGTCTTCCTGCACACCTGGGCCCCGGGCGAGGCGGCCCGGCTCCGCCTGGACGAGGAGGACCTCGCCCGCGCCCGCCCCGGGCTGATCTACGCCTGGGCCTCCGCCTGGGACCGCGCCCCCGGCGCACCCCGCCCGCCGGGGACCGACCCGATGGTCCAGGCGTGGTCGGGCGTGGCCGACACCGTACGGACCCCGGACGGCAGCCCGGCCCCCTCCCTGGTGGCCCTGCTCGACGTGCTGGGCGGCCAGATCGCGGCCGAGGGCATCCTGGCGGCGCTGCTGGCCCGTGAGTCAGGAGCGGCCACCGGGCGGCTCCGCGTCGACACCTCTCTGCTCGGGGCCTCCCGGGTCCTGCTGCGGCCCCAGCTGCGCGGCCTGGACGAGCTCCCGGCGACCACCCCGCCGCCGACGGCCGGTTTCGTCGCCCCGACCGCCGACGGCCTGATCGCGGTCGGCGCGGCGCCGGAGACGGCCCTCGCCGCGACCGGCGACCCGCTGCCGCACCGGACCACGAAGAACGCGCCCGCGCAGTTCACCACCGCCCCCTCCGCCACCTGGCTGAAGCGGCTGACCGCGGCGGGAATCCCCGCCCGCGAGGTGGTCACCGACCTCGCCGATCTCCCCCAAGCCCCTTCCCTCGCCCCGTACTTCACCCATGACGGCTGCGCCCGGCCCACACCTCCCTGGAGTTTCTCGTGA
- a CDS encoding acyl-CoA dehydrogenase: MNATAWVPATPGSPAPGPLRAHFPAHSHDEAVAAARALVPRLRAYAAEADRQRVLSAEAVQLLDTARLFDVLTPRVWGGSGLGFATALLTAEELSRGCASAGWLCAVMGGTTWTVAQLPPEARREVFAAPSTRVALQLRLSGPPAQRVPGGFLLRGMWGRFCSGIDHAQWIVAGVNAPPAPGAEPEPHVMLLPQERTVGIDDWHTSGLRGTGSRSFTVPELRVPAHRVLPLSALNPLVPAPYGRPRTAAYRMAPDAVGTVAFAGVLLGTARAALDAYAGPARDGRGSGLDATALTATVDTARALLLADLEMLAASGTPGGTPEERARMRRTIAYAGTRCREVVNTVYEASGSAVIYDDSPVQRIWRDANTAAQHPAFDLRRWGQSPS; the protein is encoded by the coding sequence GTGAACGCCACCGCCTGGGTACCGGCCACCCCCGGGAGCCCCGCACCCGGCCCGCTCCGGGCCCACTTCCCCGCCCACTCCCACGACGAGGCGGTGGCCGCCGCGCGGGCGCTGGTGCCCCGGCTCCGGGCGTACGCGGCCGAGGCCGACCGGCAGCGCGTCCTGTCGGCCGAGGCCGTGCAACTCCTCGACACGGCCCGCCTCTTCGATGTCCTGACCCCGCGCGTCTGGGGCGGCAGCGGCCTCGGCTTCGCCACCGCCCTCCTGACCGCGGAGGAGCTCTCCCGGGGCTGCGCGTCGGCGGGCTGGCTGTGCGCGGTCATGGGCGGCACCACCTGGACGGTCGCCCAACTCCCCCCGGAAGCACGCCGGGAGGTCTTCGCCGCGCCCTCCACCCGGGTCGCCCTGCAACTCCGCCTCAGCGGCCCGCCCGCCCAACGGGTGCCCGGCGGCTTTCTGTTGCGCGGGATGTGGGGCCGCTTCTGCTCCGGCATCGACCACGCCCAGTGGATCGTCGCCGGGGTGAACGCCCCGCCCGCCCCCGGCGCCGAACCGGAACCGCACGTCATGCTCCTCCCACAGGAGCGGACCGTGGGCATCGACGACTGGCACACGAGCGGTCTGCGCGGTACGGGCAGCCGCTCGTTCACCGTCCCCGAACTCCGCGTCCCCGCACACCGCGTGCTCCCGCTGAGCGCCCTGAACCCGCTGGTCCCCGCGCCGTACGGCCGCCCGAGGACGGCCGCGTACCGGATGGCACCCGACGCCGTCGGCACGGTGGCGTTCGCGGGCGTCCTCCTCGGCACGGCACGGGCGGCCCTGGACGCCTACGCGGGCCCGGCCCGGGACGGGCGCGGCTCCGGGCTCGACGCCACCGCGCTCACCGCCACCGTCGACACCGCACGCGCGCTGCTCCTCGCCGATCTGGAGATGCTCGCCGCCTCCGGCACCCCCGGCGGCACCCCGGAGGAGCGGGCCCGGATGCGCCGGACCATCGCGTACGCGGGGACGCGGTGCCGCGAGGTCGTCAACACGGTGTACGAGGCGTCCGGTTCGGCCGTGATCTACGACGACTCCCCGGTCCAGCGCATCTGGCGCGACGCCAACACCGCCGCCCAGCACCCCGCGTTCGACCTCCGCCGCTGGGGGCAGTCCCCCTCCTGA
- a CDS encoding transcriptional regulator: MATPEAEHFAALLKELKGRSGRSYGVLAGRLHVSTSTLHRYCNGDAVPNEYAPVERFARLCGATGDELVELHRRWIVADAARRRPAGAGVVAPAPAPAPASAPVPAPAAVASAPVVPDPEPVVPESSAAGVAPAEVPVADAVGGGRSPWARLSRRTRVLIAAAGVAALLVPTSVVAADLVGARAEGGAAAPGRGERAGDDTFFPPATTSPGPSGSPDSAAPSGDPSPSGSADESADEPSGEPSAEPSADEPPEDDGSAAPGTGLGAPPAVTLSSYNWEEPCGQFYLLNRGPEGVDPPPPPQDRRGWARKYGGVEGGNTLLQLTVQGTVREAVVLKGLYVRVVSRKSPPPWSAYLMGNGCGSSIVPQTFASDLDTGHPVITPVPGTQGDRTLPARPFPFKVSSEDVEVLNLDMKAAGYDVTWYLELKWSSGGREGMLRIDDHGKPFRTSGMRGRPAYAYGNDEVKWEPYQAG, translated from the coding sequence GTGGCTACGCCGGAGGCCGAGCATTTCGCGGCCCTGCTCAAGGAACTGAAGGGCCGTTCGGGGCGCAGCTACGGGGTGCTCGCGGGGAGACTGCACGTCAGCACATCGACCCTTCACCGGTACTGCAACGGTGACGCGGTGCCCAACGAGTACGCCCCGGTCGAGCGGTTCGCCCGGCTGTGCGGGGCGACGGGCGACGAGCTGGTGGAGCTGCACCGGCGGTGGATCGTGGCGGACGCGGCCCGGCGGCGACCGGCGGGGGCGGGGGTGGTGGCGCCCGCTCCGGCTCCTGCGCCCGCGTCTGCTCCTGTTCCGGCTCCTGCTGCTGTTGCTTCTGCTCCTGTTGTCCCTGATCCGGAACCTGTTGTTCCGGAGTCCTCGGCCGCTGGTGTCGCACCGGCCGAGGTACCGGTCGCTGACGCGGTGGGCGGCGGTCGCTCCCCGTGGGCCCGGCTCTCCCGGCGTACGCGGGTGCTCATCGCCGCCGCCGGGGTTGCCGCCCTCCTCGTCCCCACCTCCGTCGTCGCCGCTGATCTCGTCGGGGCGCGGGCGGAGGGCGGGGCGGCGGCTCCGGGGCGGGGCGAGCGGGCGGGCGACGACACCTTCTTCCCGCCCGCCACCACCTCGCCCGGCCCCTCCGGCTCCCCGGACTCCGCCGCTCCCTCCGGGGACCCCTCCCCGTCCGGGTCCGCCGACGAGTCCGCAGACGAACCCTCCGGCGAACCGTCGGCCGAGCCCTCGGCCGACGAACCGCCGGAGGACGACGGGTCCGCCGCCCCCGGTACGGGCCTCGGCGCACCCCCGGCCGTCACCCTCTCCTCGTACAACTGGGAGGAGCCTTGCGGGCAGTTCTACCTGCTGAACCGGGGGCCGGAGGGCGTCGATCCGCCGCCCCCGCCGCAGGACCGGCGTGGCTGGGCGCGGAAGTACGGCGGGGTGGAGGGCGGGAACACGCTGCTCCAGCTGACCGTGCAGGGCACCGTGCGTGAGGCGGTCGTCCTGAAGGGCCTGTACGTGCGGGTGGTGTCCCGGAAGTCGCCGCCGCCCTGGTCGGCGTACCTGATGGGCAACGGCTGCGGCAGCAGCATCGTGCCGCAGACCTTCGCCTCCGACCTCGACACGGGGCACCCGGTCATCACTCCCGTACCGGGGACGCAGGGCGACCGTACGCTTCCCGCTCGGCCCTTCCCGTTCAAGGTGTCCTCCGAGGACGTGGAGGTCCTCAACCTCGACATGAAGGCCGCCGGGTACGACGTGACCTGGTACCTGGAGCTGAAGTGGAGCAGCGGCGGGCGTGAGGGGATGCTGCGGATCGACGACCACGGGAAGCCGTTCCGGACGAGCGGGATGCGGGGGCGGCCCGCGTACGCGTACGGCAACGACGAGGTGAAGTGGGAGCCGTACCAAGCGGGTTGA
- a CDS encoding transcriptional regulator, translated as MKLVGQLVALFRVEAGLTQAQLAEIAGVQEDTIASIEQGRRSLLPDLAAILDKHFKTKGVLATAVDNLPDLDLIPLWAEQYITMENEALTLSWYDNQVIPGLLQTKAYAEAVFSNKIPVYSPEEIETQTATRLQRQEILHRSKPPTLSMVIWEPVLMMKLTSDEDHREQLRHLYEMAQLPGVCLQVLPLDSRVHASLAGPFTLLETPDHQYAAYTETQRGSQLISDPNEISILAQKYAMLRAQALTPLETLRLLARLLGET; from the coding sequence ATGAAGCTCGTGGGCCAGTTGGTTGCCCTCTTCCGTGTCGAGGCGGGCCTCACGCAGGCCCAACTGGCCGAGATCGCAGGCGTACAGGAGGACACGATCGCCTCCATCGAGCAGGGCAGACGCTCGCTGCTCCCGGATCTCGCGGCGATCCTGGACAAGCACTTCAAGACGAAGGGCGTCCTGGCGACGGCGGTCGACAACCTGCCGGATCTCGACCTGATCCCGCTCTGGGCCGAGCAGTACATCACGATGGAGAACGAGGCGCTGACGCTGTCCTGGTACGACAACCAGGTCATCCCGGGGCTGCTCCAGACGAAGGCGTACGCGGAAGCGGTGTTCAGCAACAAGATCCCGGTCTACAGCCCGGAGGAGATCGAGACGCAGACGGCGACGCGTCTGCAACGCCAGGAGATCCTGCACCGGAGCAAACCGCCCACGCTCAGCATGGTGATCTGGGAACCGGTCCTGATGATGAAACTGACCTCGGACGAGGACCACCGGGAACAGCTCCGCCACCTGTACGAAATGGCCCAACTCCCGGGCGTCTGCCTTCAGGTGCTCCCGCTCGACAGCAGGGTGCACGCGAGTCTCGCCGGCCCCTTCACCCTCCTGGAAACACCCGACCACCAGTACGCCGCCTACACCGAAACCCAACGCGGCAGCCAGCTGATCTCCGACCCGAATGAGATCAGCATCCTGGCCCAGAAATATGCGATGCTGCGAGCCCAGGCGCTCACCCCTCTTGAGACCCTGCGCCTGCTGGCCCGTTTACTGGGAGAGACATGA
- a CDS encoding DUF397 domain-containing protein: MSTALNWFKSSYSSDEGGQCLEVAYDWRKSSYSGSEGGQCLEVAYNWQKSSHSSDEGGACVEIAAHPAAVHIRDSKDIEGPTFSVTPAAWTTFAAYAGTAN; the protein is encoded by the coding sequence ATGAGCACCGCACTGAACTGGTTCAAGTCGAGCTACAGCAGCGACGAAGGGGGTCAATGCCTGGAAGTCGCCTACGACTGGCGGAAGTCGAGTTACAGCGGTAGCGAGGGCGGGCAGTGCCTCGAAGTCGCCTACAACTGGCAGAAGTCGAGCCACAGCTCCGACGAGGGCGGGGCCTGCGTAGAGATCGCCGCGCACCCCGCCGCCGTCCACATCCGCGACTCCAAGGACATCGAGGGTCCGACGTTCAGCGTCACGCCCGCCGCTTGGACCACGTTCGCCGCGTACGCCGGTACGGCCAACTAG
- a CDS encoding deaminase: MNTSVNTPTNKIVFSVSVSLDGFFEGPGHDIDWHTVDEELHQHFNDYLRTMGAFVEGRVTYELMEEFWPTADQDPANEGPMAEFAGIWRGMPKYVYSRTLETVGPNATLLREVDPEQVRGLRDAASGDLVAGGAGLLETFRRLDLVDEYRVYVHPVLLGRGRPFFRDVDSRQGLRLLETRAFGNGVVLLRYATVRGD, translated from the coding sequence ATGAACACGTCCGTGAACACGCCCACCAACAAGATCGTTTTCTCTGTCTCGGTCTCCCTCGACGGCTTCTTCGAAGGGCCCGGTCACGACATCGACTGGCACACCGTCGACGAGGAGCTGCACCAGCACTTCAACGACTACCTCCGCACGATGGGCGCGTTCGTCGAAGGGCGCGTCACCTACGAGCTGATGGAGGAGTTCTGGCCGACCGCCGATCAGGACCCCGCCAACGAAGGGCCGATGGCCGAGTTCGCGGGCATCTGGCGCGGGATGCCGAAGTACGTGTACTCCCGGACGCTGGAGACCGTGGGGCCGAACGCGACCCTGCTGCGCGAGGTCGACCCCGAGCAGGTGCGCGGTCTGCGGGATGCCGCATCGGGGGACCTGGTGGCCGGTGGGGCGGGGCTGCTGGAGACGTTCCGGCGGCTGGATCTCGTGGATGAGTACCGTGTCTACGTTCACCCCGTGCTCCTGGGGCGCGGGCGCCCCTTCTTCCGGGACGTGGACAGCCGTCAGGGGCTGCGGCTGCTGGAGACCCGGGCGTTCGGCAACGGGGTGGTGCTCCTGCGGTACGCGACGGTCCGGGGCGACTGA
- a CDS encoding delta-aminolevulinic acid dehydratase: MTAYGNFPGSRPRRLRTTPAMRRMVAETRLDPANLILPAFVREGIDAPVAISAMPGVHQHTLDTLRKAAVEAVSAGVSGIMLFGVPEDAKKDAQGTAGTDPDGILQVALRAVREEVGDDLVVMSDLCLDEYTDHGHCGVLDADGRVDNDATLERYAEMAQVQADAGAHVVGPSGMMDGQVGVIRDALDQTGHEDVSILAYTAKYSSAFYGPFREAVGSSLSGDRKTYQQDPANARESLRELALDLEEGADMVMVKPAGPYLDILARVADAVDVPVAAYQISGEYAMIEAAAEKGWIDRDKAVLESLTGIRRAGAQMILTYWATEVAQWLGRDAGRG; encoded by the coding sequence ATGACTGCGTACGGAAACTTCCCCGGCTCCCGCCCCCGGCGGCTGCGGACGACCCCGGCGATGCGGCGGATGGTCGCCGAGACCCGGCTCGACCCGGCGAACCTGATCCTCCCCGCGTTCGTACGGGAGGGCATCGACGCCCCGGTCGCCATCTCGGCCATGCCCGGCGTGCACCAGCACACCCTGGACACCCTGCGGAAGGCGGCCGTCGAGGCGGTGTCGGCCGGGGTCTCGGGGATCATGCTCTTCGGGGTGCCGGAGGACGCGAAGAAGGACGCCCAGGGCACGGCGGGCACCGACCCGGACGGCATCCTCCAGGTCGCTCTGCGGGCGGTGCGCGAGGAGGTCGGGGACGACCTGGTCGTCATGTCGGACCTGTGCCTGGACGAGTACACCGACCACGGTCACTGCGGGGTCCTGGACGCCGACGGGCGGGTGGACAACGACGCGACCCTGGAGCGGTACGCGGAGATGGCCCAGGTCCAGGCGGACGCCGGGGCCCATGTGGTGGGCCCCAGCGGGATGATGGACGGCCAGGTCGGCGTGATCCGGGACGCCCTGGACCAGACCGGCCACGAGGACGTGTCGATCCTCGCCTACACCGCGAAGTACTCCTCCGCCTTCTACGGGCCCTTCCGCGAGGCCGTCGGCTCCTCGCTGAGCGGCGACCGCAAGACCTACCAGCAGGACCCGGCCAACGCCCGGGAGTCGCTGCGGGAGCTGGCGCTCGACCTGGAGGAGGGCGCCGACATGGTCATGGTGAAGCCCGCCGGACCGTATCTGGACATCCTCGCCAGGGTCGCGGACGCGGTGGACGTGCCGGTCGCGGCGTACCAGATCAGCGGCGAGTACGCGATGATCGAGGCCGCCGCCGAGAAGGGCTGGATCGACCGGGACAAGGCGGTCCTGGAGAGCCTGACCGGTATCCGGCGGGCCGGGGCGCAGATGATCCTCACCTACTGGGCGACCGAGGTCGCCCAGTGGCTCGGCCGGGACGCGGGCCGGGGCTGA
- a CDS encoding bifunctional uroporphyrinogen-III C-methyltransferase/uroporphyrinogen-III synthase: protein MSPTGPAASDFPPLSPQGQVTFLGAGPGDPGLLTLRAVEALASADVLVAEPDVLDVVRGHARAGVSTPELTVVDVASTTAGVPVLRDAANLVMEAVKGGRRVVRAVAGDPGLDGNAGAEMLACAAAGVPFEVVPGVANAVGVPAYAGVPLRDAQGADVRFVDARTASDRCWSEVGASDATAVVSTTLDAVAAAAGELVSAGRKPDTPLTVTIAGTTTRQRTWTATLGTIAQVLKQAKVLPSPEGHRPVIAVVGERSSAAQRDQLAWFESKPLFGWKVLVPRTKEQAASLSDQLRSYGAVPHEVPTIAVEPPRTPQQMERAVKGLVTGRYEWIAFTSVNAVKAVREKFEEYGLDARAFAGIKVAAVGEQTAAALVDFGVKPDLVPSGEQSAAGLLEDWPPYDPVFDPIDRVFLPRADIATETLVAGLIELGWEVDDVTAYRTVRASPPPADTREAIKGGGFDAVLFTSSSTVRNLVGIAGKPHNVTVIACIGPATAKTAEEHGLRVDVLSPEPSVHKLAEALSAFGAQRRDAAKEAGDPVTRPSERRPGARRRRTTT, encoded by the coding sequence TTGAGCCCCACCGGCCCCGCCGCATCCGACTTTCCGCCCCTGTCCCCACAAGGCCAGGTCACCTTCCTCGGCGCCGGTCCCGGCGACCCGGGACTGCTGACGCTGCGCGCCGTCGAGGCGCTTGCGAGCGCGGACGTCCTTGTCGCCGAGCCCGATGTGCTCGACGTCGTCCGCGGGCATGCGCGGGCAGGCGTGAGCACGCCTGAGCTGACGGTTGTTGACGTGGCGTCAACAACCGCCGGAGTACCCGTTCTCAGGGATGCGGCCAATCTTGTCATGGAGGCCGTGAAGGGCGGCAGGCGGGTGGTCCGCGCTGTCGCCGGGGACCCGGGCCTGGACGGGAACGCGGGTGCGGAGATGCTCGCCTGCGCCGCCGCCGGGGTGCCCTTCGAGGTGGTCCCGGGCGTCGCGAACGCCGTCGGCGTGCCCGCGTACGCCGGGGTGCCGCTGCGGGACGCGCAGGGCGCCGACGTGCGCTTCGTCGACGCGCGTACCGCATCCGACCGGTGCTGGAGCGAGGTCGGCGCGAGCGACGCGACCGCCGTCGTCTCCACCACGCTGGACGCGGTCGCCGCCGCAGCCGGTGAGCTGGTCTCGGCGGGCCGCAAGCCCGACACCCCGCTCACCGTGACGATCGCGGGCACCACCACCCGCCAGCGCACCTGGACGGCGACCCTCGGGACGATCGCCCAGGTCCTCAAGCAGGCCAAGGTGCTGCCCTCCCCCGAGGGGCACCGGCCGGTCATAGCCGTGGTCGGTGAGCGCAGCTCCGCCGCCCAGCGCGACCAGCTCGCGTGGTTCGAGTCCAAGCCGCTGTTCGGCTGGAAGGTGCTCGTCCCGCGCACGAAGGAGCAGGCCGCCTCGCTCTCCGACCAGCTGCGTTCGTACGGTGCCGTCCCGCACGAGGTCCCGACGATCGCCGTCGAGCCGCCGCGTACGCCCCAGCAGATGGAGCGCGCGGTCAAGGGCCTGGTCACCGGGCGCTACGAGTGGATCGCCTTCACCAGCGTCAACGCCGTCAAGGCGGTCCGGGAGAAGTTCGAGGAGTACGGGCTCGACGCCCGGGCCTTCGCCGGGATCAAGGTCGCGGCCGTCGGCGAGCAGACGGCCGCCGCGCTGGTCGACTTCGGCGTCAAGCCGGACCTGGTGCCCTCCGGCGAGCAGTCCGCCGCCGGGCTGCTGGAGGACTGGCCGCCCTACGACCCGGTCTTCGACCCGATCGACCGGGTGTTCCTGCCGCGCGCCGACATCGCCACCGAGACCCTGGTGGCCGGGCTGATCGAGCTGGGCTGGGAGGTCGACGACGTCACCGCGTACCGCACGGTCCGCGCCTCGCCGCCGCCTGCCGACACCCGCGAGGCGATCAAGGGCGGCGGCTTCGACGCGGTCCTGTTCACCTCGTCCTCGACCGTCCGGAACCTGGTCGGCATCGCGGGCAAGCCGCACAACGTCACGGTCATCGCGTGTATCGGCCCGGCCACCGCGAAGACCGCCGAGGAGCACGGCCTGCGCGTGGACGTCCTGTCCCCGGAGCCGTCCGTGCACAAGCTCGCCGAGGCGCTCTCCGCCTTCGGTGCGCAGCGGCGCGACGCGGCGAAGGAGGCCGGTGACCCGGTGACCCGGCCGAGCGAGCGCCGCCCGGGCGCGCGCAGGCGCCGGACGACGACGTAA
- a CDS encoding hydroxymethylbilane synthase: protein MTDNSTPDARSAAPLRLGTRRSKLAMAQSGLVAEAVREVTGRAVELVEITTYGDTSREHLAQIGGTGVFVAALREALLRGEVDFAVHSLKDLPTSQPEELLLAAVPQREDPRDALVARDGLTFAQLPDGARIGTGSPRRMAQLNAYARSHGLRIETVPIRGNVDTRIGFVRDGELDAVVLAAAGLSRLGRTGEVTDFLPVDTVLPAPGQGALAIECAASSADLAAALAELDDPYTRAAVTAERALLAALEAGCSAPVGALADLLVDGQVVNELRLRGVVGSTDGSSLVQLSTTGPVPTSYDDAAALGRELAAEMLAKGAAGLMGERAL from the coding sequence ATGACCGACAACTCAACGCCGGACGCGCGGAGCGCCGCGCCGCTCCGGCTGGGCACCCGGCGCTCCAAGCTGGCCATGGCCCAGTCCGGCCTGGTGGCCGAGGCCGTCCGCGAGGTGACCGGGCGCGCCGTCGAGCTCGTCGAGATCACCACGTACGGTGACACCTCCCGCGAGCACCTGGCGCAGATCGGCGGCACCGGTGTGTTCGTCGCGGCCCTGCGCGAGGCGCTGCTGCGGGGCGAGGTGGACTTCGCCGTCCACTCGCTCAAGGACCTCCCCACCAGCCAGCCCGAGGAGCTGCTGCTCGCCGCCGTGCCGCAGCGCGAGGACCCGCGCGACGCCCTGGTGGCCCGCGACGGGCTGACCTTCGCGCAGCTGCCCGACGGCGCCCGCATCGGCACCGGTTCGCCGCGCCGCATGGCGCAGCTGAACGCGTACGCCCGCTCGCACGGCCTGCGGATCGAGACCGTCCCCATCCGGGGCAACGTCGACACCCGGATCGGGTTCGTGCGGGACGGGGAGCTCGACGCGGTGGTCCTCGCCGCCGCCGGGCTCAGCCGCCTCGGCCGCACCGGTGAGGTCACCGACTTCCTGCCGGTCGACACCGTTCTGCCCGCTCCCGGCCAGGGAGCACTGGCGATCGAGTGCGCTGCGTCCAGCGCCGACCTCGCCGCCGCGCTCGCCGAGCTCGACGATCCGTACACCCGGGCCGCCGTGACCGCCGAACGCGCCCTGCTCGCCGCCCTGGAGGCCGGCTGCTCCGCACCCGTGGGTGCGCTGGCCGACCTCCTGGTCGACGGACAGGTTGTCAACGAACTGCGCCTGCGCGGAGTCGTCGGTTCCACCGACGGTTCCTCGCTGGTACAGCTGTCCACCACCGGTCCCGTTCCCACGTCGTACGACGACGCGGCGGCCCTCGGACGCGAACTCGCGGCCGAGATGCTCGCCAAGGGTGCGGCCGGTCTTATGGGGGAGCGAGCACTTTGA